One Trichoplusia ni isolate ovarian cell line Hi5 chromosome 6, tn1, whole genome shotgun sequence DNA segment encodes these proteins:
- the LOC113495043 gene encoding uncharacterized protein LOC113495043: MAAHACRSIALLLTALTLVVAKYAELESWRGAGRPATAAQEAEDEKRDIELLEAVKESMREWEMKRARTRSKRSQGSVCYGEFGCFEDAGPFAYLETLPSPPQEVGTHFLLYSTVSRGDQPLLAVSASNMSAAWGWAARAFEPNRPTRVIVHGFGSNCDNVWVYEMRSALMAVEECNVVCVDWEGGATMPNYLRAAANTRLVGKQLAMLLQGFAKHIDLRFEDVHLIGFSLGAHVAGFAGSELRNISRITGLDPAGPLFEFQDPRARLDRSDAKFVDVIHSNGETLILGGLGAAQPLGHVDFYPNGGRVQHGCSNLFVGAVSDFVLPWAAASPEGRSLCNHRRAYKFFTDSVSPKCHFPAFPCADYDTFLEGRCFPCDGERRCGNMGYYADRSLGRGQLYLLTREEEPFCAHQYHVSVWAGSATGEKANYGRVTLTLHGDSGLNESFPMTKREDITNGSARFTRVLVPHPALGVPLRATVQYAAYSGWLSASSKSIHIHKLLITDSFAKTSSFCKKGIQLLSEESIEMHLYPGDCEIQQEDELLNATSSNHGFINNKDNNTKDEGNTIDPVDNELPEDNPQRPFGLVDTYEWTGGENTGRAFGMTNTKTAPSGAIEIAEPVLRPRLRKTPRQRADSPDEQEISEPLLRATRPPRTTTPSPLRRAKNYDMSTTPTYETVTWGERAEKDEPGFVVQFLPSRLASFISRAERYARDTLLPLVSAYAPRLPIFGTREVPKPTARFIPTEELNATSSVPVPTPTLEMKIETLRTVGPPGTKREVETPEEPEIPVTTTTTTTSTTTPPSTTTTQRIRASPTEMLKIVPGPAAGSSTALPPVALRSEGEKIVIVYPSNGRDERKIRSHSYPEELQFEALYRHTGSPTDLRVDLPTFAPPTTTMAPSTTSQAKSDARYIPVGYVQPGQHIDSNSKQT; the protein is encoded by the exons ATGGCGGCGCACGCCTGCCGCTCGATCGCGTTACTGCTCACTGCACTGACGCTGGTCGTAGCCAAAT ATGCTGAGTTAGAATCATGGCGGGGAGCAGGGCGGCCGGCCACGGCGGCGCAGGAGGCCGAGGACGAGAAACGAGATATCGAGCTTCTGGAGGCAGTCAAAGAGTCCATGAGAGAATGGGAGATGAAAAGAGCGAGAACCAG GAGTAAGAGGTCGCAAGGCAGTGTGTGCTACGGAGAGTTTGGATGTTTCGAGGATGCTGGGCCATTTGCGTACCTGGAGACACTGCCCAGCCCGCCGCAGGAGGTCGGCACGCACTTCCTCCTGTACTCCACTGTCAGCCG AGGAGACCAGCCTCTGCTTGCCGTATCAGCGAGCAACATGTCGGCGGCGTGGGGCTGGGCGGCGCGGGCCTTTGAGCCCAACCGGCCGACGCGGGTCATCGTCCACGGCTTCGGCTCCAACTGTGACAACGTCTGGGTCTACGAAATGAGGTCCGCTTTGATGGCCGTG GAAGAATGTAATGTCGTTTGCGTGGATTGGGAGGGAGGTGCTACAATGCCAAACTATTTGAGGGCAGCCGCGAACACAAGGCTTGTTGGCAAGCAGCTGGCAATGTTGTTGCAAG GTTTCGCCAAGCATATAGATTTGCGGTTCGAGGATGTCCATCTCATCGGTTTCAGTTTAGGAGCTCATGTTGCTGGGTTTGCGGGCTCTGAATTGAGAAATATTAGTCGAATAACAG GATTAGATCCAGCCGGACCACTGTTCGAGTTTCAGGATCCCCGCGCTCGCTTGGACCGCTCTGATGCAAAATTCGTTGATGTTATTCACTCTAACGGTGAAACTCTCATACTCGGCGGCCTGGGGGCTGCTCAGCCGCTGGGACATGTAGACTTCTATCCGAATGGAGGACGGGTGCAACATGGGTGCTCTAATTT ATTCGTCGGCGCAGTATCTGACTTCGTCCTACCTTGGGCAGCCGCATCCCCCGAGGGCCGGTCTCTTTGCAACCACAGGCGAGCGTACAAGTTCTTCACCGATTCTGTCTCACCCAAGTGTCACTTCCCTGCTTTTCCTTGCGCGGATTATGACACCTTCTTAGAG GGCCGATGCTTCCCTTGCGACGGCGAACGACGTTGCGGCAACATGGGTTACTATGCTGACAGATCCCTGGGACGTGGTCAGCTGTATTTACTTACGAGGGAGGAAGAACCTTTTTGTG CGCATCAGTATCACGTTTCGGTCTGGGCCGGCAGTGCGACGGGAGAGAAAGCGAACTATGGCCGAGTCACGCTGACCTTGCACGGAGATTCCGGACTCAACGAGTCCTTCCCAATGACAAA acGCGAGGACATTACGAACGGCAGCGCTCGCTTTACGCGGGTGTTAGTCCCACACCCAGCGTTGGGAGTGCCTTTAAGAGCCACTGTCCAGTACGCAGCTTACTCCGGATGGTTGAGCGCAAGTTCCAAGTCCATCCACATACATAAGCTCCTCATCACCGACAGCTTTGCTAAGAC ATCTTCATTCTGCAAGAAGGGAATCCAGCTATTGTCTGAAGAATCCATCGAAATGCATCTTTACCCCGGAGACTGCGAAATTCAACAG GAAGATGAGCTACTCAATGCGACGAGCAGCAATCACGGATTTATCAATAATAAAGACAACAATACAAAGGACGAAGGCAACACAATCGACCCCGTTGACAACGAGCTTCCCGAAGACAACCCTCAAAGACCGTTTGGTCTCGTCGACACTTACGAATGGACAGGCGGTGAAAACACTGGAAGGGCTTTCGGTATGACCAACACCAAGACCGCTCCTAGCGGGGCCATAGAAATAGCTGAACCAGTGCTTCGACCGCGGCTCCGCAAAACTCCTCGCCAACGAGCTGACTCGCCGGACGAACAAGAGATATCTGAACCATTGTTACGAGCAACACGACCACCAAGAACAACGACGCCATCCCCCTTACGAAGAGCCAAAAACTACGACATGTCGACTACCCCAACATACGAAACTGTCACATGGGGCGAACGAGCAGAAAAAGATGAACCAGGGTTCGTCGTGCAATTCCTGCCATCTAGGCTGGCGTCATTCATATCGAGAGCCGAGCGTTATGCCCGAGATACTCTCCTACCACTAGTGTCAGCCTATGCACCGCGCTTGCCAATATTCGGGACACGAGAAGTTCCAAAACCTACCGCCAGATTTATCCCTACCGAGGAGCTAAACGCCACAAGTTCCGTACCGGTACCGACCCCAACACTGGAAATGAAGATTGAAACTCTGAGGACAGTTGGACCCCCTGGAACTAAACGCGAGGTAGAAACTCCTGAAGAGCCAGAGATACCTGTTACTACAACAACAACGACAACTAGTACGACAACACCACCGAGTACCACAACCACCCAGAGAATTCGAGCGTCACCAACGGAAATGCTAAAAATAGTACCTGGACCTGCAGCAGGCTCCAGCACTGCCTTACCTCCCGTAGCATTAAGAAGTGAGGGCGAAAAAATAGTCATCGTGTACCCAAGCAACGGTAGAGACGAAAGGAAGATTCGATCACATTCATATCCCGAAGAGCTGCAGTTCGAAGCACTCTACCGCCACACCGGGTCGCCTACTGACTTGCGCGTGGACCTTCCCACGTTCGCGCCGCCTACCACGACGATGGCTCCCAGTACTACGTCACAGGCTAAATCTGATGCCAGATACATTCCAGTGGGCTATGTTCAACCGGGACAACACATAGATTCTAATTCTAAGCAAACGTAG